From Camelina sativa cultivar DH55 chromosome 20, Cs, whole genome shotgun sequence, the proteins below share one genomic window:
- the LOC104771376 gene encoding uncharacterized protein LOC104771376, with protein MTKFTSQIAMLFIVVALVCAFVPVFSVDESEAKSLWDTCLVKISPHCALNTIAIVFGNATINDSCCHDLVQEGKVCHDTLIKYIADRPALIARETLYLKRRDELWSHCVAISKNA; from the coding sequence ATGACTAAATTTACCTCTCAGATTGCAATGCTATTCATTGTTGTAGCCTTGGTTTGCGCCTTTGTTCCTGTATTTTCAGTCGACGAATCTGAAGCAAAATCATTATGGGATACTTGTCTTGTTAAAATCTCTCCTCATTGTGCCTTGAATACAATCgccattgtttttggaaatgcAACCATCAATGATTCTTGCTGCCACGATCTTGTTCAAGAAGGAAAAGTGTGTCACGATACTCTCATTAAATATATTGCTGACAGACCAGCCCTAATTGCCCGTGAAACACTATATTTGAAGAGGAGGGACGAATTGTGGAGTCACTGCGTTGCAATCTCAAAAAAtgcttaa